CTGTTATCTTCAAATAGCAGGCGGCGCTCCCGCCTTGCCACTGGGGCCGCTGCGCTCGCCGGTTCATTATGACAATCTTTTCGAGAACAGGTCTAACCACAGAGTCCGAGCCGAGAGGCACAGAGCTTTTGTTTTGCTGAGTTACTCATCACCCGAGCTCAAGACGGGACTGGAAGTTGAAGGGACGTTCGATTCTGCCGCAGAGGGGCGGAGATGCAGAGGGGGCAGAGAATTGAGACGGGCTTGGCTCCATTTGGTTGTTTTCCATGGGCTGCGGTTTACCGGGGGGCCTCAGGGAGGAGGAGTAGGAGTACGAGGAGGAGGCAGAGTGGCGGAGCTTGCTGGTGGCTGGTTAGTTTGTCAGTTCAATGGCCATGGCGATGCCCATGCCGCCGCCGATGCAGAGGGAGGCGATGCCGCGGCGGAGGTTGTGGTCTTCCATGTGGTGGAGGAGTAAACTAGATGTCTGGCGTCTTCTTTTTGTGTTTTTGCATGGTTCTGCTTCCAAATAGGAGGGTTTAAAAAACCGAGCAGCTGGCTTAATTTTATTTTATCAAATAGGTTGGCACAGCCAATGCCATTGGTTGGCGCGTGGGCTCATTATATAACTGCCCCGTTCCAGGAGGCAGGCTACTGCGTTTTACAATTCGTCCACATATAAAGTCCCTTTTGAAAGATAATTTAATGTACTCAGTAGCCGCTCACGATCCTCTGGCTGATAAACCTTCGTGTCAAAAGCCATCGTCAGCTTCTCAAATTGATTGTCCGCTCCAAGGAAGAGATCCGCTTGCCATCTTTGCTCATTCTCAATGACGCTGAAGTACTTGCCCAGATAGTTTGCTCTTTTTATTATGTTAAATCCTTTCAGGCTTTTGGCTTCGCGCCAAATCGTTTGTCTATTTACATGAGCATTATATACCTCGATAATTACAGATGCAGTCCAATAATAAGGCGTTGCAAAAACTTCTTTGAAATCAATAAAATTCGCCGCAGTTATGAGTGAGTCTTTCAGGGAGCTTTCTTTATGTAATTCTTGATTATAGGCGTCAAGAACATAGTAGTTTCCTTTTTCCGTGTACAATATGAAAACTCCTTGTGCGGTATCAACCACGCCAAATATCCGCCCTTCCTCTTTAGGATAATTATCAACTTGTTCCGCCAAGAGATTTAGTGTTTTAGTTGGAATCAAAGTTCCAAAGTTGAATAAACCGCATAAGATTCCTCTTCCAAAATCTTTGTAAAATTGGATTAAATCCAGTGGTTTTGTTTGCAGCCCGGATAGTTCTGAAATTGGCAGATGATTAGTCATAACCTCGCCGATGCCGACAATTGTCCATCCTTTATATTCTTTTATCATAATTAAATTTTTGAAATGGATTTGGTGATGGCAGTGTGATGCTCGTTGGCCGATTCATCGAGCTTAGAATGTGCCTAGGGGGTATCGAGTTCGATGGCCATGGCGATACCCATGCCGCCGCCGATGCAGAGGGAGGCGATGCCGCGGCGGAGGTTGTGGTCTTCCATGTGGTGGAGGAGGGTGACGAGAACGCGGGCGCCGCTGGCGCCGATGGGGTGGCCGAGGGCGATGGCTCCGCCACGGGGGTTGAGCTTGGCGGTGTCGAGGTTGAGCTCTTTGGCGCAGCCGAGGGCCTGGACGGCGAAGGCTTCGTTGATCTCGATGGCATCGACTTCGTCGAGAGCCCAGCCGGTGAGGGTGCAGACTTTCTGGATGGCACCGACGGGACCGAGGCCCATCAATGCGGGATCGCAGCCGACGGCGGCGCTGGCGATGATGCGGGCGCGAGGGGTGAGGCCGTGACGGGAGACGGCGTCTGCGCTGGCGAGGAGGGCGAGGGCTGCGCCGTCATTGATGCCGGAGGCGTTGCCAGCGGTGACGGTGCCGTCTTTGCGGAAGGCGGGCTTCAATTTGGCGAGGGAGTCGGCGGTGGTGTCGGCACGCGGGTGTTCGTCTGCGGTGACATCGCTGATGGGAATGATCTCGCGGGACAAGGCGGCGCGGCTGGCGGCGACGCGGCTTTGGCTGAGGGCGGCGAAGGCGTCCTGCTCGGCGCGGGAGATGGCGTGTTTGTCGGCGATGCGTTCGGCGGTTTCGCCCATGCCGATCTTGAGGAGGGGATCGGTGAGGCCATCGACGAACATTGCGTCCTGGAGGGAGGAGTCGCCGAGCTTTTTGCCGAAACGGAGGTCGGTGGCGTAGTGGGGGGCGCGGCTCATGACTTCGACGCCGCCGGCGAGGACGAGGTCGTTTTCACCGGAGCGGATGGAGTCGGCGGCGAGGGCGACGGCTTTGAGGGAGGAGCCGCAGGCCATGTTGACGGTGTAGGCGGGGACTTCCTGAGGGAGGCCGAGCTTGAGGGCGATCTGGCGGGCGACGTTCATGCCGGAGCCTGCCTGGAGGACCTGGCCGAGGATGACCTGCTGGATGTAGGCGCGGAGAGCCGGAGGGAGCATGGCGTCCCCGAGGGCGTGGCCGAGCTGGGTGGGGGAGAGGTCTTTGAGGCCGCCGCCGAAACGGCCGATGGGGGTGCGGCGGGCGTCGATGATGTAGATGGGGGGCATGGGAAAGTTACAGGTTTAAAGTTTGAAGTTTAAAGTTCTCTGGGCGCGGTGCGTGTGAGGTGCTGGTGATCCGCAGAGAGGGCGGAGTTTTTTATTGGCCTACGGAAGACGCGGAAGACACGAAAGCCAGAAGAGGATGGCTTTTTAGTGGGCTGTGGGGACGTGAGTGCTGGCATCGCTACGCGATGCGAGTGTGTTTGAGGAGGCCGATAGCGGTCACGAGGGGTGTCGCTTCGCTCAACCCCTCGCTACAGGCTTTGATGGCTACGCCATCAGGGGAAGGTGGTGTGTGGGTAGAGTGAGTGATCGCAGTATGAATGTTGATTTGCCAAGTTGTCTGGCTGCGAGGGGCTCGTGCGGCATGGTGTTTGCCGTGCGCTGATGGACGGGCGGGCTGTCGCCACACCCATCCTACGAGCCGGCGTGGTGCCATGCGTTATTTTACGAAGGTGGTGAAGCGGTCATCGGTGCAGGTCGATGGAAGGAGTGAATTCCATTTTGGAGAGGATGTCGGTTTGGAGGTCGAGGCCTTCGGTGATTTCGATGAGGCGGAGGCCGCCGGGGACGAGCTGGAAGACGGCACGCTCGGTGATGTAGAGGACCTGCTGGCCATTGCGGAGTGCGGTGGGGCCGTGGAAGCAGACGTGCTGGATTTTTTGCACGAACTTGGGCTGGCCCTTGGCTTCGAAGGTACAGCAGAAGATGAGGCGGCGGGCGCTCTGGGCGATGTTTACAAAACCGCCGACGCCAGCAAAGCGGTCGGCGAAACTGGTGACATTGACGCTGCCTTCGTGATCGACTTCGACGGCACCGAGGACGGCGAGGTCGAGGCCGCCGCCGTCGTAGTAGTCGAACTGTGAGGGCTGGTCGATGATGGCTTCGGGGAAGTGGCTGCAGCCGAAGCTGAGGCCGGAGGCGGGGACGCCGCCGGTGGGGCCGCTTTCGACGGTGAGGGTGAACTCCTGGAGGCGACCGGTTTCGGCGGCGACCATGGCGACGGCTTCAGGGAGGCCGATACCGAGATTGACGATGTCTCCTTTGCGCACCTCCTGAAGGGCGCGGGTGCCGATGCGTTTGCGATCGGACTCGGGCATGACGGGGAGGGTAAAGGAGCCGTCGCTGGTGACGACGAAGTCCTCGATGAAGGCTTCGCTGAAAGTCTGATCGTGATGGAGGCCGCCGGAGGTGACGATGTAGTCCACGAGGAGGCCTGGAACGCGGACGGATTTGGGATCTGGGAGCTGATCAACGACGGACTCGACCTGGGCGATGACGATGCCGCCGTGGTTTTTGGCGGCCTGGGCCATGGGGAGGAGCTCGCTGATGATGCCTTCGCATTCCATGCTGAGATTGCCGCGTGAGTCGGCATAGGTGGCGCGGATGAGGGCGACATGGATGGGGATGGGCTTGTAGCGGAGCCAGGTGTCGCCATCGAGCTGGATGCGCTCGACGAGGGGCTCGGTGGTGCGTGCATTGAGCCTGCCGCCGCCGTGGATGGGATCGATGAAGGTATTGAGCCCGACTTTGGTGAAGAGGCCGGGGCGCTTGGCGGCGATCTCGCGGGTGAGGACGGAGAGGACGCCCTGGGGGAGATTGTAGGCCTCCACTTTGTTGGCGAGGGCGAGTGTGCCGAGCTTGGGGGCGAGATTCCAATGGCCGCCGACGATGCGCCGGAGCAGGCCTTCATGGGCGAGGTGATTGAGGCCGCGCTCGCAGCGGTCGCCCTGGCCGGCGCAGTAGTAGAGGGTGAGATCTGTGGGTGTGCCGGTCTGGAGGAAGCGGCGCTCGAGGGCGAGGGTGAGGAGCTCGGGATGGCCGGAGCCGACGAAGCCGCTGACGGCGATGGTGGAGCCGCTGGGGATGGCGGCGATGGCTTCGTCAGCGCTGGCAAGGGTGGCGGGTGCGCGCATGTTTCAGTGACTGCGGAGGCTGGGGGTGGCGGATTTAACACCGCGAGAGATTAGAAGACCGCAGAGATGAGGTTTTCATTCTGAGGTGGTGATGAGGAGGCGCTGGGGACTGGAGGTTGCACCGCAGAGATAGGAAAAACGCAGAGGTGGGGTGAGGGGCGCCGGGAAGAGGAAGAGGAAGAGGAAGAGGAAGAGGAAGAGGAAGAGGAAGAGGAAGAGGAAGAGGAAGATTGGCGGGGAATCAGCCGCGCCAGCCGCCGTTGATTTCGATGGTCTGGCCGGTGACGTAGGAGGCGAGGGGGGAGCAGAGGAAGAGGACGACGTTGGCGACTTCCTCGGTGGTGCCGAAGCGGGCGAGGGGGACGTTTTTGAGCATCTCGGCGCGGACGGCTTCGGGAATGGTGGCGGCCATGGAGGTGTCGATGACACCGGGGGCGATGGCGTTGGCGCGGATCTGCTTGCGGGCGGCCTCGCGGCTGAGGACGCGCATCATGGCCTGGACGCCGGATTTGGCGGCGGCGTAGTTGGCCTGGCCGAAGAAGCCCTGGATGGCAGCAATGCTGCCAAAGCTGACGATGGCGCCGTGATCGCGCATGATTTCGAGGGCGTATTTGCAGCAGTAGAAGACGCCGGAGAGATTGACGTCGATGACGGCGTCCCATTCATCGAGGCTCATCTTGGCGATGGTGCGGTCTTTGATGATGGCGGCGTTGTTGACAAGGTAGTCGAGACCGCCGTGACGGGCCTGGATCTCCGCCATCATGGACTGGACCTGATCGGGCTTGGAGACATCTGCGGCGATGATGCTGGCGCTGTCTGTGCGAGCGAGGTTGAACTCATCTGCGAGCAGCTGGGCGTCTGCGGTGGTGCCGGGGGTGCCGAGGTGATTGAGGACGACGGTGGCACCTGCGCGATGGAAGGTGCGGGCCACCTGGGCGCCGATGCCCTGGGATGCGCCGGTGATGAGGGCGACTTTTCCTTTGAGGTCGATGGAGATCATGGTGTGGTTTTATGAGACGGAGCGCGGCGCATCAAGCTTTCCTCCACTCTGAGGATCATTTGCCACGAGGGGGAGCGTGTGGCATAGGCATGGAATCATGGTCAAAAAACTTCTGCACACCCGCTACCGGGTGAACGATCTCGAAAAGACGATCCACTTTTACACCCAGGTGCTGGGGCTGAAGGAAGTGAGGCGGCACAAGTCGCCACGTGGGTCTGAGCTGGTGTTTCTACAGACGCCGAACAGCGACGAGCTGATCGAGATCTGCAGCTATCCGGCGAGCGGGCCGGTGACGTTTTGCAGCGATCTGACGCATCTGGCGTTTGAGGTGGAGAGCATCGAGGAGTTTGCGAAGCATTCGGCTGCGCTGGGTTACCCGCTGTCTGACGGGCCGACGCCGAGCTCGAGCGGGGTGTTTGCCTTTATTGACGCGCCTGAGGGGTATGAGATAGAACTGATCGAATACCGCAAATAAATCCGTATATACCGTCTCATGGACTTTGACTGGATCGGCGCCGCCTTTGACCTCTCCAAGCTGCCTCCCAAGGACATTGAGGAGTCATTTGAGGATCCGTTTTCCATCAAGCTGCTGCCGGATGGCCAGCTAGAGAGCGCGGAAGCCCGGTACTACAACCTGGGCAAGTCGCTGCAGGGCAAGCCGGTGTTCAGCGTGTTCTGGACGGACGGGAAGCACTACCGGGTGGTGTTTGCGCGCCTGATGACGCCAGCGGAGCATGACTTCTTTGAGCGCAAGAAGGCGGAGGATCTTTGATTTTTTAACCCAGCACCGACATGGAAACCGCACCTGCAGACCTGAAGCTGATCAAAGCGTGGAGAGACGTGCCCGTCTTTGAGTCGGACGAGGCGGAGGGGAAATTCTGGGGTGCGCACCAGCTGGATGCGCGGCTGATGCAGTCTTCCATCCATCGCACGGATGTGAGGGAGTCCACGACGATCACGCTGAGATTTGACCCGCGGATGCTGAGCCGGATCAAGCGTGTGGCGCGTAGGCGCTACCTGAACTACCAGAGCATGATCAAACAGTGGCTGAGCGAGCGGATGGAGCAGGAGCTGAAGGGAGAGTAGGCAGGCGGCTGTGTGCCGCCGCTACGCCTTGCCACGGGAGGGAATGATTTTCGGACGGTTCCTGGCGATTTTTTATGACGGGGCAGGAATGCCCCGGCTACTTTCATGTCATGGGGGCAGGAATGCCCCGGGTGCCTAGATGGACTCTTTGAGGGCGGCGGAGGGGACGAAGCGGACGGTTTTGGAGGCCTTGATCTCGACGGGAACTTTGGTCTTGGGGTTGCGGCCCATGCGGGCTTTGCGCTCGACGGGCTTGAAGGTGCCGAAGCCGATGAGCTGAACGGGCTCTTTTTTCAGGCCGGAGGCGATGGCCTGCAGGACGGCGTCGAGGGCTTCTGAGGCAGCGCGTTTGGAGGTGTCGCCACCAAGGATTTCCTGAACTGCGTCGATGAGCTGAGCTTTGTTCATGGGCGAGTGAGATTCGTTGTTGGATAGAAGGTGAGTCCGTTCCAGAATGAATGAGGCGCGGCGCTGTTTATGGCGCTGACGGGTTAATTTCACAATCATAAAATCTCATCTCGACCATCATGGAATCGCTAAAAAAATTCTTGCTTCCTGAGGCGCAGCCGTCCGTGGCCGCCGATGCCTTCATCGCCCAGGGGGCGGTGGTGCTGGGGGCGGTGGAACTGCATGAGCAGTCGAGCGTGTGGTATGGCTCGGTGCTGAGGGGAGACATCAACCGGATTGTGGTGGGGCCGCAGAGCAATGTGCAGGATGGAAGCGTGCTGCATGTGAGTGATGACTGCGCCTGTGTGCTGGGGGCGCGGGTGACGGTGGGGCACCGTGCGGTGGTGCATGCGTGCACCGTGGGGGACGAGGTGCTGGTGGGCATGGGGGCGATCATTCTGGACGGGGCGCAGATCGGGGCGAGAAGCATCATCGCTGCGGGGGCGCTGGTAACGAAGGGGACGGTGATACCGGAGGGCTCTCTGGTAATGGGCTCTCCGGCGCGAGTGGTGCGTGCCCTTTCCCAAGAGGAGCAGCAGGCTAACGCGAAGCTGGCGCTGAAGTATGTGGAGGTATCGCGGCGATATCTGGCGATGGGGCTGGGCGCCGGTGTGGTGAAGATCCCAGGAGAAGTCCAGGCCTAGAAAAACGCAGCCTGCGTGTTGCCAGCGGGCGGCGGGCGGCTTTTAATAGATCGTCATGAACAAGGATGTCATCGAAGTGCAGGTGAGGGCGGTGCTGCCGCTAGAGGGCAGCTTTGCCGTATTCCTGGGGAATGAGACGAAGGTCTTTGTGATCTACATCGATGAGTCCGTGGGCACCGCGATCTCCATGTTTATGCGAGGGGTTTCCAAAGAGAGACCGCTGACGCATGATCTTGTGGGGCATCTGCTGCTGGCCTTTGGCGCGAAGGTGGAGCGAGTGGTGATCAACAACATCAACGGCAGCGTCTTCCACGCGAGGCTGATCATCTCCGCCGAGAATGAACTGCATACGACGCGCAAGGTGATCGAGCTGGATGCACGGCCGAGCGACAGCATCGCGATGGCAGTGCAGCAGGGAGCGCCGATCTTTGTGGCCAAGTCCGTGTGGGATACGGTGGAAGATGTGAGCGAGACGCTGGCGCAGATCGAGAAGAAGGGGCTGCAGGCGCAGCAGGCGGCGGAGGCATCTTCTGAAGAAGAGGAGGATGACGAGGACGACATCGACGAATTCAGCGATGAAGACATCGATACGATTGCGGGGATCGAACCCGAGGAGAAGGAAGATGACGAGTACGATGATGGTTTTGGCGGAGATGATGACGATGAGGAAGGTGAGGAGTGGAAGAAGGCGGATGGGTAGCTGGATGCTGCAGCATGCGCGAACGCCTTTTCTGCTGCGGAGAGGCGGAGAAACGCTGCTGGTGAAAACGGCGCGCGAAGACGGCGCTGGGTTTGCTTCCCAGGATGAGATGCGGCAACCCAGGGTTGCCTCGCTCAGCCTCGGCTAACCCTGGGCTCAACTACACAACCCCTTTGGGGTTGGTGCGAAGAATGGGGCTTGCGACAAAAGAGAGACCTGTGTTCAACAGAATGTGGCATCATCTTTGGATGATACTAATACCACGAGTCCTTGAAAACGGGTCTACAATTCAGTCGCCGCAGGCATGGAGTGCGTCTGGATTTGGAGTGCGGTCGCGCAGATGCAAGGCGCAGGCCTGCATCGGAGCCACCGCATTCGCGGGGTCGTGAAGGTTCTTTGGCCTCAGCCAGCTGTCCGGCCTGCGGAAAGCGGTAGCTTCGTTCGTTCCTCACTGCGCGACCGCACTCCAAATGGGACGCTGTGCTTTCACGCCCCAGAACCTGCGGTACGCTCATGCACTTACGGGCTATCGCCACACCCATCCCACGATCCAAGATAGCGGACCAGCCATTCCGCTTTTTATCCGAGGAAGACTCTGAGTCTGTGATCCTGTTCAGACTCGTTTTCAACTGCCAGTGGTATAAAAGCCTTTCACCGACCTGTC
Above is a genomic segment from Prosthecobacter vanneervenii containing:
- a CDS encoding SDR family oxidoreductase, giving the protein MISIDLKGKVALITGASQGIGAQVARTFHRAGATVVLNHLGTPGTTADAQLLADEFNLARTDSASIIAADVSKPDQVQSMMAEIQARHGGLDYLVNNAAIIKDRTIAKMSLDEWDAVIDVNLSGVFYCCKYALEIMRDHGAIVSFGSIAAIQGFFGQANYAAAKSGVQAMMRVLSREAARKQIRANAIAPGVIDTSMAATIPEAVRAEMLKNVPLARFGTTEEVANVVLFLCSPLASYVTGQTIEINGGWRG
- a CDS encoding CopG family antitoxin, which translates into the protein METAPADLKLIKAWRDVPVFESDEAEGKFWGAHQLDARLMQSSIHRTDVRESTTITLRFDPRMLSRIKRVARRRYLNYQSMIKQWLSERMEQELKGE
- a CDS encoding BrnT family toxin; translation: MDFDWIGAAFDLSKLPPKDIEESFEDPFSIKLLPDGQLESAEARYYNLGKSLQGKPVFSVFWTDGKHYRVVFARLMTPAEHDFFERKKAEDL
- a CDS encoding acyl CoA:acetate/3-ketoacid CoA transferase codes for the protein MRAPATLASADEAIAAIPSGSTIAVSGFVGSGHPELLTLALERRFLQTGTPTDLTLYYCAGQGDRCERGLNHLAHEGLLRRIVGGHWNLAPKLGTLALANKVEAYNLPQGVLSVLTREIAAKRPGLFTKVGLNTFIDPIHGGGRLNARTTEPLVERIQLDGDTWLRYKPIPIHVALIRATYADSRGNLSMECEGIISELLPMAQAAKNHGGIVIAQVESVVDQLPDPKSVRVPGLLVDYIVTSGGLHHDQTFSEAFIEDFVVTSDGSFTLPVMPESDRKRIGTRALQEVRKGDIVNLGIGLPEAVAMVAAETGRLQEFTLTVESGPTGGVPASGLSFGCSHFPEAIIDQPSQFDYYDGGGLDLAVLGAVEVDHEGSVNVTSFADRFAGVGGFVNIAQSARRLIFCCTFEAKGQPKFVQKIQHVCFHGPTALRNGQQVLYITERAVFQLVPGGLRLIEITEGLDLQTDILSKMEFTPSIDLHR
- a CDS encoding bifunctional nuclease family protein; its protein translation is MNKDVIEVQVRAVLPLEGSFAVFLGNETKVFVIYIDESVGTAISMFMRGVSKERPLTHDLVGHLLLAFGAKVERVVINNINGSVFHARLIISAENELHTTRKVIELDARPSDSIAMAVQQGAPIFVAKSVWDTVEDVSETLAQIEKKGLQAQQAAEASSEEEEDDEDDIDEFSDEDIDTIAGIEPEEKEDDEYDDGFGGDDDDEEGEEWKKADG
- a CDS encoding VOC family protein, which encodes MVKKLLHTRYRVNDLEKTIHFYTQVLGLKEVRRHKSPRGSELVFLQTPNSDELIEICSYPASGPVTFCSDLTHLAFEVESIEEFAKHSAALGYPLSDGPTPSSSGVFAFIDAPEGYEIELIEYRK
- a CDS encoding HU family DNA-binding protein translates to MNKAQLIDAVQEILGGDTSKRAASEALDAVLQAIASGLKKEPVQLIGFGTFKPVERKARMGRNPKTKVPVEIKASKTVRFVPSAALKESI
- a CDS encoding thiolase family protein, giving the protein MPPIYIIDARRTPIGRFGGGLKDLSPTQLGHALGDAMLPPALRAYIQQVILGQVLQAGSGMNVARQIALKLGLPQEVPAYTVNMACGSSLKAVALAADSIRSGENDLVLAGGVEVMSRAPHYATDLRFGKKLGDSSLQDAMFVDGLTDPLLKIGMGETAERIADKHAISRAEQDAFAALSQSRVAASRAALSREIIPISDVTADEHPRADTTADSLAKLKPAFRKDGTVTAGNASGINDGAALALLASADAVSRHGLTPRARIIASAAVGCDPALMGLGPVGAIQKVCTLTGWALDEVDAIEINEAFAVQALGCAKELNLDTAKLNPRGGAIALGHPIGASGARVLVTLLHHMEDHNLRRGIASLCIGGGMGIAMAIELDTP
- a CDS encoding gamma carbonic anhydrase family protein, encoding MESLKKFLLPEAQPSVAADAFIAQGAVVLGAVELHEQSSVWYGSVLRGDINRIVVGPQSNVQDGSVLHVSDDCACVLGARVTVGHRAVVHACTVGDEVLVGMGAIILDGAQIGARSIIAAGALVTKGTVIPEGSLVMGSPARVVRALSQEEQQANAKLALKYVEVSRRYLAMGLGAGVVKIPGEVQA